In Primulina eburnea isolate SZY01 chromosome 14, ASM2296580v1, whole genome shotgun sequence, the following proteins share a genomic window:
- the LOC140811736 gene encoding mannan endo-1,4-beta-mannosidase 2-like yields MVKSGIVGGNGVFYPIVGFASCVAFIYLSFGDLWIDIRSDTKLSFVERNGSQFIVDGRPFYFNGWNSYWMMDHAVDVSRKHRIRAVLQAGAKMGLTVCRTWAFNDGDYNALQISPGRFNENVFRALDHVIAEARKYGIRLILCLVNNLQAYGGKTQYVKWAWEEDVGLSSSNDSFFYDPTIRHYFKNYIKTVLTRKNTITGIEYRDDPTIFAWELINEPRCMTDKSGDTLQDWIEEMSTFVKSIDRKHLLTVGLEGFYGPKSPKRLTVNPELWASDVGTDFIRNSKISTVDFASVHIYPDHWSHDTVFESRLKFAAKWVLSHIEDGDKELKKPVLFTEFGLSNENKDFDHSQRERFFKVILDIIYKSAKLNQSGAGSLVWQFLVEGMEEFNDEFGIIPWNRASMYQLFTEQSCRLARIQGALPSQMEYLRRLCAARRL; encoded by the exons ATGGTTAAAAGTGGCATTGTTGGGGGGAATGGGGTTTTCTACCCAATCGTTGGTTTTGCTTCATGCGTGGCTTTTATTTACTTGTCTTTTGGGGACTTGTGGATCGATATTCGTAGTGACACAAAGCTGAGTTTTGTGGAAAGAAATGGCAGCCAATTCATCGTGGATGGTAGGCCTTTCTATTTTAATGGATGGAACTCTTACTGGATGATGGATCATGCTGTTGACGTATCAAGGAAACATAGGATCAGAGCAGTACTGCAAGCTGGAGCTAAAATGGGACTCACTGTGTGTAGAACTTGGGCTTTCAATGATGGTGATTACAATGCTCTACAAATCTCCCCTGGCCGGTTCAATGAAAATGTTTTCAGA GCCTTGGATCATGTTATTGCTGAAGCTAGAAAGTACGGGATTCGGCTAATCCTATGCTTGGTTAATAACTTGCAAGCGTATGGTGGAAAGACTCAATATGTTAAGTGGGCCTGGGAAGAAGATGTTGGCTTAAGTTCTTCTAATGACTCGTTCTTTTATGATCCGACTATCCGACACTATTTCAAGAATTATATTAAG ACTGTTCTAACAAGGAAGAACACCATCACAGGGATTGAGTACAGGGATGATCCAACAATTTTTGCTTGGGAGTTGATTAATGAACCCCGCTGTATGACTGATAAATCTGGTGATACACTTCAG GATTGGATAGAAGAAATGTCAACTTTTGTGAAGTCAATTGACAGGAAACATCTGCTGACCGTTGGTCTTGAAGGATTTTACGGACCGAAAAGTCCTAAACGGTTAACTGTCAACCCAGAATTGTGGGCATCTGATGTAGGAACTGATTTTATTCGCAATTCGAAGATTTCAACCGTTGATTTTGCATCTGTACATATTTACCCTGATCATTG GTCGCATGATACGGTATTCGAATCTAGATTAAAGTTTGCCGCCAAGTGGGTGCTATCTCACATCGAAGATGGTGACAAAGAGCTGAAAAAGCCAGTCCTGTTCACAGAATTCGGCTTATCCAACGAGAACAAGGATTTTGACCATTCCCAACGAGAGAGATTCTTCAAAGTCATTCTTGATATCATATACAAATCTGCCAAATTAAACCAGTCTGGTGCAGGGTCTTTAGTCTGGCAGTTCCTGGTTGAAGGGATGGAAGAGTTCAACGACGAATTCGGGATCATTCCATGGAATAGAGCATCAATGTATCAGTTATTCACTGAACAGTCTTGTAGACTCGCGAGAATTCAAGGGGCTTTACCTTCACAGATGGAGTACTTGAGAAGACTATGTGCCGCCCGGAGACTGTAA